One segment of Drosophila ananassae strain 14024-0371.13 chromosome 3R, ASM1763931v2, whole genome shotgun sequence DNA contains the following:
- the LOC116655222 gene encoding uncharacterized protein LOC116655222, translating to MCKPLFTCKIALRIEWGISPYIVWWPDLEKKNFLKKVEKILRAAAICICAVLRSTPNEALNAILSIPNPGLAGIELAKEAAIRLRKTQQWSTLNKGQSTILLNDPLLYGNTD from the exons ATGTGCAAACCCCTCTTCACCTGCAAAATAGCCCTAAGAATCGAATGGGGCATATCCCCCTATATT GTATGGTGGCCAGACCTCGAAAAGAAGAACTTCCTTAAGAAGGTGGAAAAAATCCTGCGAGCAGCAGCAATATGTATATGCGCTGTACTACGATCTACCCCAAACGAAGCCCTAAATGCCATACTCAGCATACCAAATCCAGGTCTAGCTGGAATAGAACTAGCGAAAGAAGCGGCAATCAGGCTAAGGAAAACGCAGCAATGGAGCACCCTTAATAAGGGCCAATCTACCATTCTACTAAATGACCCACTCCTTTATGGTAATACAGACTAA